In Mastigocladopsis repens PCC 10914, a single window of DNA contains:
- a CDS encoding LysR family transcriptional regulator, which yields MNQATLHQLKVFEAAARHGSFTRAAEELFLTQPTVSMQIKQLTKSVGLPLFEQVGKRLYLTEAGRELFATCRQIFDTIAQFEMKVADLKGLKQGQLRLAVITTAKYFIPRLLGPFCQLYPGIDISLQVTNHEGILERMVGNMDDLYIMSQVPEHLDVNCQPFLENPLVVMAPVHHPLAQEKNIPIQRLADEPFIMREPGSGTRRSVQQLFDEHGVVVKVKLELGSNEAIKQAIAGGLGISVLSRHTLVTDGKDLTILDVEHFPIQRNWYMVYPSGKQMSIVARTYFEYLLDAAKQFVDQTASKND from the coding sequence TTGAACCAAGCGACGCTGCACCAGTTGAAGGTGTTTGAGGCGGCGGCACGTCATGGTAGCTTTACTCGCGCCGCTGAGGAACTCTTTCTCACCCAACCCACCGTTTCCATGCAAATTAAGCAACTCACAAAATCAGTCGGGTTGCCATTATTTGAGCAGGTAGGAAAGCGCCTCTATCTTACGGAAGCAGGACGGGAACTATTTGCTACTTGTCGGCAAATTTTTGACACAATTGCCCAATTTGAAATGAAAGTGGCAGATTTAAAAGGGTTAAAGCAGGGACAGCTGCGCTTGGCAGTCATTACGACTGCTAAATACTTCATACCACGTTTATTGGGCCCATTTTGCCAACTTTACCCAGGAATTGATATCTCGCTGCAAGTCACTAATCATGAAGGCATTTTGGAACGCATGGTTGGCAATATGGATGATTTGTATATTATGAGCCAAGTTCCAGAACATCTAGATGTCAATTGTCAGCCATTTTTAGAAAACCCCTTGGTCGTTATGGCACCTGTTCATCATCCTCTGGCACAGGAAAAAAATATTCCCATTCAACGTCTTGCTGATGAACCTTTTATTATGCGGGAACCAGGTTCGGGAACACGGCGGTCTGTCCAGCAATTATTCGATGAGCATGGAGTGGTGGTGAAGGTTAAGCTGGAATTGGGGAGTAATGAGGCGATTAAGCAAGCAATTGCCGGTGGTTTAGGAATTTCAGTTTTATCTCGACATACTTTAGTAACAGATGGTAAAGATTTAACCATTTTGGATGTCGAACACTTTCCAATTCAACGGAATTGGTACATGGTTTACCCATCTGGAAAACAGATGTCTATCGTTGCTCGTACCTATTTTGAGTATTTACTAGATGCAGCAAAGCAATTTGTAGATCAAACAGCAAGTAAAAATGATTAA
- a CDS encoding BMC domain-containing protein gives MEAYNQRSISAQASHRRDILKDSALGLVSTRSFPAMVGTADTMLKTAGVHLIGYEKIGSGHCTAVVRGGIADVRLAVESGVQVAEQIGQLVSSLVIPRPYPNLEVVLPINSRLSALAEDSNYNRLSNQAIGLVETRGFPALVGAADAMLKAADVQLAAYEKIGAGLCTAIIRGSVANVAVAVEAGMNEAERIGELNAVMVIPRPLEELEHTLPVASCWIEERQPLKLPVNIKEKVVETELLQLPDLTRLPLKITEE, from the coding sequence ATGGAGGCATACAATCAACGCTCTATCAGTGCTCAGGCATCGCACCGTCGAGACATCCTTAAGGATAGTGCTTTGGGATTAGTATCTACCCGCAGTTTTCCAGCAATGGTTGGTACGGCGGATACGATGCTAAAAACCGCTGGAGTTCATCTGATTGGATATGAAAAAATCGGCAGTGGTCACTGTACTGCTGTTGTTAGAGGTGGTATCGCCGATGTACGTCTAGCGGTAGAGTCCGGAGTTCAAGTTGCTGAACAAATCGGTCAGTTGGTTTCTAGCTTGGTGATTCCCCGTCCGTATCCCAACCTAGAAGTTGTACTACCTATCAACAGCCGCCTCAGCGCACTTGCTGAAGACAGCAATTACAACCGTCTAAGTAATCAAGCAATTGGTTTGGTAGAAACGCGGGGATTTCCGGCATTGGTGGGAGCAGCCGATGCAATGCTGAAAGCCGCCGATGTCCAATTGGCAGCATACGAAAAAATTGGTGCGGGTTTGTGTACAGCCATTATTCGTGGCTCCGTGGCAAATGTAGCGGTAGCAGTGGAAGCTGGTATGAACGAGGCAGAACGCATTGGGGAGTTAAACGCAGTGATGGTGATTCCAAGACCGTTGGAAGAATTGGAGCATACCTTGCCAGTCGCAAGTTGTTGGATAGAAGAACGTCAACCGTTAAAGTTACCAGTAAATATCAAGGAGAAAGTTGTAGAGACAGAACTATTGCAATTGCCCGATTTGACCAGGTTACCTCTAAAAATAACTGAAGAATGA
- a CDS encoding LbetaH domain-containing protein produces MSVPPLRPSYDFDSYISGEVIIHPSAVLAPGVILQAAPSSKIIIGSGVCVGMGSILQVHKGTLEVEAGANLGAGLLMVGEGKIGANACIGAATTILNCSVEPGQVVAAGSVLGDTSRRISESPALTSETKQPESSNEPATSVKSDNGTGRQIDLEEESIPKSSPPQESQIGSYIYGQESIQKLLVTLFPHKQPLNKPTSDGQPE; encoded by the coding sequence ATGTCTGTGCCGCCACTGCGCCCAAGTTATGACTTTGATTCTTATATAAGTGGCGAGGTGATAATTCATCCAAGTGCAGTACTTGCACCAGGTGTGATACTCCAAGCGGCTCCAAGCAGCAAAATAATTATCGGTTCAGGAGTCTGTGTGGGTATGGGGTCAATTCTCCAAGTCCATAAAGGAACCCTAGAGGTAGAAGCAGGAGCAAACCTGGGAGCAGGTCTTTTGATGGTTGGAGAAGGCAAAATTGGGGCAAATGCTTGTATTGGAGCAGCAACAACAATTTTGAATTGTTCTGTTGAACCTGGACAAGTCGTTGCGGCTGGCTCAGTTTTGGGAGACACGAGTCGGCGTATTTCTGAATCTCCTGCGCTAACGAGTGAAACAAAACAACCCGAATCCTCTAATGAACCCGCTACCAGCGTAAAGTCGGACAATGGGACAGGGAGACAAATAGACCTTGAGGAGGAATCAATTCCCAAGTCTTCCCCACCTCAGGAATCTCAAATCGGTAGTTACATTTACGGGCAAGAAAGCATACAAAAGCTGTTGGTGACATTGTTTCCCCATAAGCAACCCTTGAATAAACCCACATCTGACGGTCAGCCTGAATAA